Genomic DNA from Armatimonadota bacterium:
CCACCTTCCTTATCCTCGGCAACGTGTGCACCCGGAACTGCGCGTACTGCGCCATCGCCCACGGACTGCCCAGCGAGGTGGATCTGCAGGAGCCCGAGCGGGTGGCGCGGGCGGTGCAGGCCATGGGACTGCGGCACGCGGTGATCACCTCCGTGGACCGGGACGACCTGCGGGATGGGGGAGCGGGCATCTTCGCGGCCACCATCCGGAAGATCCGGGCATACCTCCCCACCTGCACCGTGGAGGTCCTCATCCCCGACTTCAAGGGCGATCCGGATGCCTTGCGCACCGTCCTGGACGCCGGGCCCGATATCCTCAACCACAACATCGAGACCGTGCGCCGGATTTTCCGGCTCGTTCGCACGGGCGGCAACTACGACCGGTCCCTGGAGCTGTTGCGGCGGGTGAAGGCCTGGGGATATCCGTGTCTCACCAAGAGCGGGCTCATGGTGGGGTTGGGGGAGACCTTTGAAGAGGTCCTGGAGACCATGCGGGACCTGCGAGCGGTCGGCTGTGACATCCTCACCGTGGGCCAGTACCTCAGCCCCGGGGAGGGCTACTGGCCCGTGCACCGGTACGTCCCCCCGGAGGAGTTCGCGGAGCTCAAGCGCATCGGGCTCGAAATGGGGTTCCGACACGTGGAGTCCGGCCCGCTCGTGCGCAGCAGCTACCACGCGGACGAGCAGGTGGACCGGGCCATGGCCTCCACACCGTGAGGCCTCTTCCGCTCCGTCCCCGCCGGGCCGCGCCGCCGCTCCTGGTGGTGGGTCCCTCCGGAGACACGGAGGTGCGACCTCTGTGGGCGTTCCACCGCCCCGTGCTGCTCGTGATGGTACACGGCCCGACCTGTCCGGCCTGCGGGCGCTTGATCCGGGAGCTCCTCCAGCGCGTCCCGGCCTATCGGGTCTGGGAGGGGGAGCCCGTGGTCCTCCACTCGGAGCCCGATCCCTTCCTGGATCTCCCCCTCAGCCAGCTGCGGGACCCCGCGGGGGCGAACCGCAGGGCCTACGGGGGGCGGGAGGCGGAGGCGGTGCTGGCCTGCGTGGATGCCCGGGGGATCTACTGGGAGGGATGGTGGTTGCGGCACCCGGACCCCGTGGACTGGCGGGAGGTCGAG
This window encodes:
- the lipA gene encoding lipoyl synthase, encoding MALQATKPAPLPRPPWLKARLPGGPNYQELVGIMRNLRLHTVCEEARCPNIGDCWERRTATFLILGNVCTRNCAYCAIAHGLPSEVDLQEPERVARAVQAMGLRHAVITSVDRDDLRDGGAGIFAATIRKIRAYLPTCTVEVLIPDFKGDPDALRTVLDAGPDILNHNIETVRRIFRLVRTGGNYDRSLELLRRVKAWGYPCLTKSGLMVGLGETFEEVLETMRDLRAVGCDILTVGQYLSPGEGYWPVHRYVPPEEFAELKRIGLEMGFRHVESGPLVRSSYHADEQVDRAMASTP